The proteins below are encoded in one region of Numenius arquata chromosome W, bNumArq3.hap1.1, whole genome shotgun sequence:
- the LOC141476660 gene encoding hsp90 co-chaperone Cdc37-like 1: MLGRWDDSQRFLSDHPYLVCEETTKYLILWCFHLEAEQKRALMEQIAHQAVVMQFIIEMARSCNVDPRGCFRLFFQKAKAGEEGYLEAFKTELEAFKSRVRICSQSQGFQASISTGIVDRLESLSQNANDLQDCINRSVCNLNSMLQKDEEPKMMDTV, encoded by the exons aTGCTGGGCAGATGGGATGACAGTCAAAGATTTTTGTCTGACCACCCGTATCTTGTATGTGAAGAAACAACTAAATATCTCATCTTATGGTGCTTTCATCTAGAAGCTGAACAG AAAAGAGCTCTGATGGAACAAATAGCACACCAAGCAGTTGTGATGCAGTTTATTATAGAAATGGCCAGAAGTTGTAATGTGGATCCAAGAGGCTGTTTTCGTCTATTTTTCCAAAAAGCCAAA GCAGGTGAAGAAGGCTATTTGGAAGCTTTTAAAACTGAGCTCGAAGCATTCAAATCAAGAGTGAGAATCTGTTCACAGTCTCAAGGCTTTCAAGCCAGTATATCTACTGGTATTGTAGACAGACTGGAGTCTTTGTCACAG AATGCAAATGATCTACAAGATTGCATAAACAGAAGTGTCTGCAATTTGAACTCAATGCTACAAAAAGATGAAGAACCCAAAATGATGGACACAGTATAG